A genomic region of Drosophila kikkawai strain 14028-0561.14 chromosome X, DkikHiC1v2, whole genome shotgun sequence contains the following coding sequences:
- the tyf gene encoding pneumococcal serine-rich repeat protein isoform X1, protein MNNEQTPSSTDTSAERVGSGAANKLPTIIPDTPIVSIAAGTMSESTTTTTATKTTPTPFSEEQLKTMMSSHHVAKPENEADANQDKDKEKLKKESLCDDRQEAAKSAKSAADDRLGAPTAAASSATNHIAGRDHKKSSSSPSNSQSTNHAASDTASAAVSEVEAGAGESAFSQVLRSELSRPKYGATAKGKTQDDQNVGKRQKKKKTKYDTWEDSDFNDLDDASLKKLLEEAYWYRNPGDRKNKSERFLQMLKKAEYDEEISYRAIKTCITLNPSGLCGGGGGSSSTSSAGHHHGNHRSTESAQRHKQGGSLQDLVEAAHRSELATTSAAAAAAAAAATAATQRFNCDYQLSGRSNRRQQQQQQHNQNATSSFATVSKKIKNSTVSGRQREGGSLPSSVNFEPTAMDAKQHKQQAQIMEAVGSGTGSSGTKHHHRSSTGSCSSLPSHLGERDPEAGIQFDMDEDETGTGTGVRCRGVPHDYLLEVSNDILGDWDVHMDGTLWEIARALQLTDVSVETDQVQLKTPQNALPANRPMTFMLDSLGGPQMQEQKQQAEAKVTGGGGAREFLIDDPLRFSVLEVSAKSQLQQQAQYLAAITGPFGMGLEEQKRKVEAGYVSLNDNYTACSSVYGGGAGSPAAIEVGKASTSSSSSVSASASSGGSNSAGSDVVSGDMRPAKIGRMVTATATAATLGGKTTTRQLDENGNALGDGYGGNGANSSTSNGNNGNQFTALITTTMSGSGATTSSTAAHRQTSVSTLHSTGTTTTAMAVAAVSASINSQMQQAPVGISAGAGIGIGSGIGLPQQQQPTKLKAKKKSQQERNTTTWTVDVAVAGYRGKDPVEQLVKYIENDGGGGNSNAAGQRKKERKKQNKLKKSNSLEELRSCSKMEVDDLKRQSATTEMMRQKKNGSNHVASASSSSSTSASASASSSSGSGKHKSASVADINKNCNKDQQQSTATATAAVQVRNSNSSGGSSQQQQQQRKGERRSWGTEELQYLDIHQEEMAAAWSEPENLGQKVALTLPALARMSELDALNTVLSETAEFHVVTKKKKPKKQRAVTMDDAAVAAAANAGGNLQRMQQITKSASSNMMSQRMHYYTPYNNNNNNGNGGKQQPQSQSQYQEQHYQAQQQQHHHHHHHHHHHHHHHGGGSVVANQVDSSRRKSTSSMPPSEKSDSSDLDSVHSLPIQTGKKKSLGGGGGGNNKQRAAQAASQRQSKQNNNNNNNSSPAPISYADIARNKQEAMNNATSDTELDLGFASGLGDKQLQHNFKGGKSKLRPDFPELPGGCQQPQAVATTTTTTNNINQNTAPSYSQSLNATPPSNNISDAEIINSPEVLQVLPSSSSSSNLVATPTLTAGTSTGLGIATATTSSNSSSSTTASVISSSSTTSAAATSSSLPALMKSKSVEHDASYSCNSSNLDQQYPALEKTVKRHSTNNVSLYAAAASSSNSATHLYNFAAAAKQQLADKAATFASISPPTAEAGVAGAGTTTTAIAAVATAATGSSSSSSASTSAQASPPVGAACGTAPSSVSAPALALAKSKTKPKEPSPITTNTTTTISKKHSKPSQEEPSPKTATTQKITAATQTEGAKKLIGGQHKASSSSCIAKGAGAVLETTAGRRAVIILNDDGDAGRSNNEFIFGDFNEDELKLFDDNEEEEEQQQQKRGRSAAKTKEQQTETELEGEADQDLDQQESEQKLSQQEQDVSASSSDHQLNDSGTASDAAVNSSASLDMLSISAEVAQSSPSAAATAASSSAASLINSSTPSASSSASASTSNSSSSVSISSSSGGSGNGAACLASISGMLGGVANQSSDSGIYAAANTSVKEHVNNFLSKASSSSSGEETLPNVTIAMTQLETCNDIEAAIIAAARAAAAARSTSCSRSNSQDAGHEARTKTTQHHHHHHHPTKVALPVFMAYNNADDDDADDESLQELSFMADLKSDGAAQEVTVLPSQASSRPGVMSNTELIVDYIANTWNAIANSKYVTYYNEQEQET, encoded by the exons atGAACAATGAACAAACGCCGTCATCAACGGACACATCGGCGGAGCGTGTGGGATCTGGAGCAGCCAATAAGCTGCCCACGATCATACCGGACACGCCCATCGTCTCGATTGCCGCTGGAACGATGAGCGAGAGTACCACCACAACCACCGCCACCAAGACGACGCCGACACCGTTCTCCGAGGAGCAGCTCAAGACCATGATGTCTTCGCATCATGTTGCTAAGCCCGAAAACGAGGCGGACGCGAAtcaggacaaggacaaggagaAGCTGAAGAAGGAGTCATTGTGTGACGACAGGCAGGAGGCGGCCAAGTCAGCCAAGTCGGCGGCAGACGATAGGCTGGGAGCCCCAACAGCTGCCGCGTCTTCAGCTACAAATCACATTGCCGGCCGGGATCACAAGAAGTCGTCATCCTCTCCTAGTAATAGCCAAAGTACTAACCACGCCGCCAGCGATACGGCATCAGCTGCCGTATCCGAAGTTGAGGCTGGAGCCGGAGAGTCGGCCTTCTCGCAGGTCTTGAGGTCGGAACTGTCGCGACCAAAGTACGGGGCCACTGCCAAGGGCAAGACCCAGGACGATCAGAATGTGGGCAAGCgacaaaagaagaaaaag ACAAAGTACGATACCTGGGAAGACAGCGATTTTAATGATCTCGACGACGCATCATTGAAGAAACTTCTCGAGGAGGCCTATTGGTATCGGAACCCTGGAGACAGGAAAAACAAGAGCGAGCGTTTTCTG CAAATGCTAAAAAAGGCTGAGTACGACGAGGAGATCTCTTATCGTGCCATCAAAACCTGCATCACACTCAACCCATCCGGTCTCtgcggcggcggaggcggtagcagcagcaccagTAGTGCGGGGCACCACCACGGCAATCACCGGTCCACAGAGTCCGCCCAGCGGCACAAGCAGGGCGGCTCCCTGCAGGATCTCGTCGAGGCAGCCCACCGCAGCGAGCTAGCCACCacctcggcggcggcggctgcagcagcggcggcggcaacggcAGCAACCCAACGTTTCAACTGTGATTACCAGCTAAGTGGCCGCTCCAATCGccgccaacagcagcagcagcagcacaaccAAAACGCCACCTCCTCCTTCGCAACCGTCTCCAAGAAGATCAAGAACTCAACAGTCTCGGGGCGTCAGCGGGAAGGAGGCAGCCTGCCCAGCAGCGTCAACTTTGAGCCAACTGCAATGGATGCCAAGCAGCATAAGCAGCAGGCTCAGATCATGGAAGCGGTAGGTAGTGGCACCGGATCATCTGGCACCAAGCACCACCATCGCAGTAGCActggcagctgcagcagcctgCCCAGCCATTTGGGCGAGCGCGATCCGGAGGCGGGCATACAGTTTGACATGGACGAGGATGAGACGGGCACTGGCACGGGCGTCCGCTGTAGAGGCGTCCCACACGACTACCTCTTGGAGGTAAGCAATGATATCTTAGGAGATTGGGACGTACATATGGATGGCACACTCTGGGAGATAGCCAGAGCCCTCCAATTAACGGACGTATCAGTGGAGACGGATCAGGTG CAATTGAAGACGCCACAGAATGCATTGCCTGCCAACCGCCCGATGACGTTCATGCTGGACAGCCTCGGAGGGCCGCAGatgcaggagcagaagcaacaAGCTGAGGCCAAAGTAACCGGTGGCGGCGGTGCCCGAGAGTTCCTAATCGATGACCCGCTGCGCTTCTCCGTGCTGGAGGTATCCGCCAAGagccagctgcagcagcaggctcAATATCTGGCCGCCATCACCGGCCCCTTCGGTATGGGTCTCGAGGAGCAGAAGCGCAAGGTGGAAGCTGGCTATGTCTCGCTGAATGATAATTATACAGCCTGTTCCTCGGTCTATGGCGGCGGTGCTGGCTCGCCAGCTGCTATCGAGGTCGGTAAGGCCTCCACTTCAAGCTCAAGCTCGGTCTCGGCCTCGGCCTCTTCCGGTGGCAGCAACTCGGCAGGATCGGATGTGGTCTCTGGCGATATGCGTCCGGCAAAGATTGGTCGAATGGTCACTGCCACGGCCACAGCGGCTACGCTGGGTGGCAAGACCACAACG CGCCAACTGGACGAGAATGGCAATGCCCTGGGTGATGGCTATGGCGGCAATGGAGCCAATAGCAGCACCAGCAATGGAAACAATGGAAACCAGTTCACAGCCTTGATTACCACCACTATGAGCGGCAGCGGTGCAACCACTTCTTCTACGGCAGCTCACCGCCAGACCAGTGTTTCTACGCTGCATTCCACTGGCACGACCACCACGGCCATGGCAGTGGCCGCCGTGTCGGCGTCCATCAACAGCCAAATGCAGCAGGCACCCGTTGGTATATCGGCGGGAGCTGGCATAGGCATAGGATCAGGAATAGGTCTgccccagcaacagcagcccaCCAAGctgaaggcaaaaaagaagtcACAGCAGGAGCGCAACACTACCACCTGGACAGTGGATGTAGCAGTGGCTGGGTATCGCGGCAAGGATCCCGTCGAGCAGTTGGTCAAGTATATTGAGAacgatggtggtggtggcaacAGCAATGCGGCCGGTCAGCGCAAGAAGGAGCGCAAGAAGCAGAACAAGCTGAAGAAGAGCAACTCGCTGGAGGAGCTGCGCAGCTGCTCCAAAATGGAGGTGGACGATCTGAAGCGTCAGTCGGCCACCACAGAGATGATGCGCCAAAAGAAGAATGGCTCAAACCATGTGGCCTCGGCCTCCTCGTCATCCTCTACCTCTGCCTCAGCTTCCGCTTCCTCTTCCTCCGGCAGTGGCAAGCACAAGTCTGCCTCCGTGGCGGACATTAATAAGAACTGCAACAAGGATCAGCAACAATCAACAGCGACGGCAACAGCAGCTGTGCAAGTGCGGAACAGCAACAGTTCTGGAGGATcatcacagcagcagcagcagcaacgcaaGGGCGAGCGCCGTTCGTGGGGCACCGAGGAGCTACAGTATCTGGATATTCATCAGGAGGAGATGGCCGCCGCCTGGTCAGAGCCGGAGAATCTTGGTCAAAAGGTGGCACTGACCCTGCCCGCCTTGGCGCGCATGTCCGAGCTGGACGCTTTAAATACGGTGCTGTCCGAGACCGCCGAGTTCCATGTGGTGACCAAGAAGAAGAAACCAAAGAAGCAGCGTGCCGTTACAATGGATGAtgcggcagtggcagcggctGCGAATGCGGGTGGCAATTTGCAGCGCATGCAGCAGATCACAAAGTCAGCCTCCTCCAACATGATGTCACAGCGGATGCACTATTACACGccgtacaacaacaacaataacaatgggAATGGAGgcaagcagcagccacagtcACAGTCGCAATACCAGGAGCAGCACTAccaggcccagcagcagcagcaccatcatcaccaccaccatcatcaccatcatcatcatcatcatggcgGTGGATCGGTGGTGGCCAATCAGGTGGATAGCTCGCGGCGCAAGTCCACATCCTCCATGCCGCCATCGGAAAAGTCTGATTCCAGTGATCTCGACTCCGTGCACTCGCTGCCCATTCAGACGGGCAAAAAGAAGAGCctcggtggcggcggcggtggcaacAACAAGCAGCGCGCGGCGCAGGCCGCCAGCCAGCGTCAGTCCAagcagaacaacaacaacaacaacaacagctcccCGGCACCCATCTCCTATGCGGACATAGCCAGGAACAAGCAGGAGGCAATGAACAATGCCACCAGCGACACGGAGCTGGATCTGGGCTTTGCATCCGGATTGGGCGACAAGCAGCTGCAGCATAATTTCAAGGGTGGCAAGTCCAAGTTGCGACCCGATTTCCCGGAATTGCCGGGTGGCTGCCAACAACCACAAGCTGTGgcaaccaccaccaccactaccaACAACATTAACCAGAACACGGCGCCGTCCTACTCGCAAAGCCTGAATGCCACGCCTCCCAGCAATAACATCAGCGATGCAGAGATTATAAACTCGCCGGAGGTGCTGCAGGTGCTGCctagcagcagtagcagcagcaacctgGTTGCCACGCCCACACTCACGGCTGGCACAAGCACAGGCCTAGGCATAGCCACAGCCACCacgagcagcaacagcagcagctccacaaCCGCTTCCGTCATCAGCTCTTCCTCCACAACATCCGCCGCTGCTACCTCCTCCTCGCTGCCGGCTCTGATGAAGTCAAAGAGCGTGGAGCATGATGCCAGCTATAGCTGCAACAGCAGTAACCTGGACCAGCAGTATCCGGCGCTGGAAAAGACGGTCAAGCGGCATAGCACCAACAATGTGTCCCtttacgccgccgccgcttccTCCTCGAATTCGGCCACGCACCTGTACAACTTTGCGGCAGCGGCTAAGCAACAGTTGGCGGACAAGGCCGCCACTTTTGCCTCCATCTCACCGCCgacagcagaagcaggagtagcaggagcaggaacgaCTACCACAGCTATTGCTGCTGTAGCTACTGCGGCCACGggctcatcctcctcctcctcggcgtCAACATCGGCTCAAGCTTCACCTCCGGTTGGAGCAGCTTGTGGCACAGCTCCATCCTCAGTATCCGCTCCAGCCTTAGCTTTAGCCAAGTCCAAGACCAAGCCAAAGGAGCCCTCTCCCATCACCAcgaacaccaccaccaccattaGCAAGAAGCACTCGAAGCCTAGTCAGGAGGAGCCTTCGCCCAAGACGGCCACTACTCAAAAGATTACGGCTGCCACACAGACCGAGGGAGCCAAGAAGCTGATTGGTGGCCAGCAcaaggccagcagcagcagttgcatcGCCAAGGGAGCGGGGGCTGTACTGGAAACCACAGCTGGCAGGCGGGCAGTGATCATACTTAACGATGATGGTGATGCTGGCAGAAGCAACAACGAGTTCATTTTCGGAGACTTTAACGAAGACGAGCTCAAGCTCTTCGACGACAatgaagaggaggaggagcagcagcagcagaagcgaGGAAGATCGGCAGCCAAGACCAAGGAGCAGCAAACGGAGACGGAACTGGAGGGAGAGGCGGACCAAGATCTGGATCAGCAGGAATCGGAGCAAAAACTGAGTCAGCAGGAACAGGATGtcagcgccagcagcagcgatcATCAGTTGAACGACTCCGGAACCGCTTCAGATGCGGCGGTAAACAGCTCCGCCAGCCTAGACATGCTTTCTATCTCCGCGGAGGTGGCACAGTCATCGCCCAGTGCGGCAGCCACCGCCGCCTCTTCAAGTGCCGCCAGTCTAATCAATTCGTCCACACCCTCGGCCTCTTCCTCGGCTTCGGCCAGCACCTCCAACTCATCATCCTCCGTCTCGatatcctcctcctccggagGAAGTGGAAATGGTGCCGCCTGCCTGGCATCCATTTCGGGTATGCTTGGGGGCGTGGCGAATCAGTCGAGCGATAGTGGCATCTATGCCGCTGCCAATACGTCTGTGAAGGAGCATGTCAACAATTTCCTAAGCAAGGCAAGCAGTAGCAGTAGTGGCGAGGAGACGCTGCCGAATGTCACCATTGCCATGACGCAGCTGGAGACGTGCAACGATATTGAGGCGGCCATTATAGCCGCCGCCcgtgccgccgccgctgcacGGAGCACCAGCTGCAGCCGCAGTAACTCCCAGGATGCTGGGCACGAGGCCAGGACCAAGACAAcgcaacatcatcatcatcatcaccatcccACCAAGGTGGCGCTGCCTGTGTTTATGGCCTACAATAATGCCGATGACGACGATGCCGACGACGAGAGCCTGCAGGAGTTGAGCTTTATGGCGGATCTTAAGTCGGATGGCGCCGCCCAGGAGGTGACTGTGCTGCCGTCGCAGGCGTCCTCGCGTCCAGGGGTTATGTCCAACACGGAATTGATTGTCGACTATATAGCCAACA CATGGAATGCCATTGCCAATAGCAAGTATGTGACCTACTATAacgagcaggagcaggagaccTAG